A region from the Corallococcus silvisoli genome encodes:
- a CDS encoding SMI1/KNR4 family protein has protein sequence MHEWLEALRKSAKATSEGVLAEEVRRAETECGVPFPADLADLYLALNGGEFQGEVRLYPLRGEAGAPSVLEKSRLMVVGLPAAGVWRFGLKGAHRHLFVARKSAMEEQGDGGGPLPGWMSALDGDDWVFGTWDGEKREMRLYRTLKDMLEVLVPPVEEVESFGERTFARAMNAVLQGALSGAAADTGDEDEGGAGSASDLEALARDEDEESEAVEQEELFTETEVTRPAVKRAAPAPLEAPPVAARPRGATVKRPTVTKPVSTGEPVAGAGAGKVAAKKPTAKGSVPVGGSATGTAASKAAAKSAPARGAAKKAPGKTAVPTRGAGAAKNAAKKGATSTRGAPAAKSATEKNAAAKSAAAEKSAAAKKGAASKRGASAAKKGAASKRGASAAKKGTASTRGASVAKNAAAKNAAASKRGASAAKKGAASTRGVGAAKNAAASTRGAPTVKKGAASTRGAATKGAAAKKAPGKAATATKAGARKPTVKKPASRRS, from the coding sequence ATGCACGAGTGGTTGGAGGCACTGCGCAAGTCGGCGAAGGCGACCTCGGAGGGGGTGCTGGCGGAGGAGGTCCGCCGCGCCGAGACGGAGTGCGGCGTCCCGTTCCCCGCGGATCTCGCGGACCTGTACCTGGCGCTGAACGGCGGTGAGTTCCAGGGCGAGGTGCGCCTGTATCCGCTGCGCGGCGAGGCGGGCGCGCCCAGCGTCCTGGAGAAGAGCCGGCTGATGGTGGTGGGGCTCCCGGCCGCGGGCGTCTGGCGCTTCGGGCTGAAGGGGGCGCACCGGCACCTGTTCGTCGCGCGCAAGTCCGCGATGGAGGAGCAGGGGGATGGTGGTGGGCCGCTGCCCGGCTGGATGAGCGCCCTGGACGGCGACGACTGGGTCTTCGGCACCTGGGACGGCGAGAAGCGGGAGATGCGGCTGTACCGCACGCTCAAGGACATGCTCGAGGTGCTGGTTCCGCCGGTGGAAGAGGTGGAGAGCTTCGGGGAGCGGACCTTCGCGCGCGCCATGAACGCGGTGCTCCAGGGCGCGCTGTCTGGCGCCGCGGCCGACACGGGGGACGAGGACGAGGGCGGCGCTGGCTCCGCGAGCGACCTGGAGGCCCTGGCTCGTGACGAGGATGAGGAGTCCGAGGCCGTCGAACAGGAGGAGCTGTTCACGGAGACGGAGGTGACCCGCCCCGCCGTGAAGAGGGCCGCCCCGGCGCCCTTGGAGGCTCCGCCCGTGGCCGCGAGGCCCCGTGGGGCCACGGTGAAGAGGCCGACCGTGACGAAGCCCGTGTCCACCGGCGAGCCCGTGGCAGGCGCGGGAGCAGGCAAGGTGGCCGCGAAGAAGCCCACTGCGAAGGGCTCCGTGCCCGTGGGTGGGTCCGCGACGGGGACGGCAGCGAGCAAGGCGGCTGCGAAGTCCGCGCCCGCGCGCGGTGCCGCGAAGAAGGCCCCGGGCAAGACCGCTGTCCCGACGCGTGGAGCCGGCGCCGCGAAGAACGCCGCCAAGAAGGGCGCTACTTCGACGCGCGGGGCCCCCGCCGCGAAGAGCGCCACCGAGAAGAACGCCGCCGCGAAGAGCGCCGCCGCCGAGAAGAGCGCCGCCGCGAAGAAGGGCGCTGCCTCGAAGCGTGGAGCCAGCGCCGCGAAGAAGGGCGCTGCCTCGAAGCGTGGAGCCAGCGCCGCGAAGAAGGGCACTGCCTCGACGCGCGGGGCCTCCGTCGCGAAGAACGCCGCCGCGAAGAACGCTGCTGCCTCGAAGCGTGGAGCGAGCGCCGCGAAGAAGGGCGCTGCCTCGACGCGCGGGGTCGGCGCCGCGAAGAACGCCGCTGCCTCGACGCGTGGGGCCCCCACCGTGAAGAAGGGCGCCGCCTCGACGCGTGGCGCCGCCACGAAGGGCGCCGCCGCGAAGAAGGCCCCAGGCAAGGCGGCCACCGCGACGAAGGCCGGGGCCCGCAAGCCCACGGTGAAGAAGCCCGCGAGCCGGCGGTCCTGA
- a CDS encoding phytoene desaturase family protein: MVQHVIVVGAGPGGLSAAINLAGQGFQVTVVEKDAIPGGRMKGLRLGQDAEYAVDTGPSILQLPGVLRQIFQRAGKQLEDYVTLTPVDPNTRVHFWDGTHLDTRRDLERMGQELEKFGAGKSRALRDWMADGREKYALAYEKFICTHAGSLSYYAPWRLAPTLRFKPWRTLYAQLDGFFHDDRMTYALAYPSKYLGLHPTTCSSVFSVIPFIELAFGVWHVQGGFRELARGMMKCAQDLGATFRMGTAVERVRTEAGRAVGVKLANGEVLDADAVVVNADLAYAARTLLAPEVREGSRLTDAALERAKYSCSTFMAYYGVDTTYADLPHHLIYLSESARRTDRDALEDRMVDVDDPPFYVCNPGVSDASGAPAGHSTLYVLVPTPNTARPVDWARTEATLRERIPRMLEKVGIRNLREHVKAERYFTAETWRDDFNVFRGAVFNLSHTWLQLGPLRPRVKNGQVEGLYFVGGGTHPGSGLLTIMESANIAADYLTREAGKGPLKGWPYVPPLEDDVASAPPRPRAA; the protein is encoded by the coding sequence ATGGTTCAGCACGTCATCGTCGTGGGCGCGGGGCCGGGGGGCCTGTCGGCCGCCATCAACCTGGCGGGGCAGGGCTTCCAGGTCACCGTGGTGGAGAAGGACGCCATCCCCGGTGGCCGCATGAAGGGGCTGCGGCTGGGGCAGGACGCCGAGTACGCGGTGGACACCGGCCCGTCCATCCTCCAGCTGCCCGGCGTGCTGAGGCAGATCTTCCAGCGCGCGGGCAAGCAGCTGGAGGACTACGTCACGCTCACGCCGGTGGACCCCAACACGCGCGTGCACTTCTGGGACGGCACGCACCTGGACACGCGGCGCGACCTGGAGCGGATGGGGCAGGAGCTGGAGAAGTTCGGCGCGGGCAAGTCGCGGGCGCTGAGGGATTGGATGGCGGACGGGCGGGAGAAGTACGCGCTCGCGTATGAGAAGTTCATCTGCACCCACGCGGGGAGCCTGAGCTACTACGCGCCCTGGCGGCTCGCGCCCACGCTGCGCTTCAAGCCGTGGCGGACGCTCTACGCGCAGCTGGACGGGTTCTTCCACGACGACCGGATGACCTACGCGCTGGCGTATCCATCCAAGTACCTGGGGCTGCACCCGACGACGTGCTCATCGGTGTTCAGCGTGATTCCGTTCATCGAGCTGGCGTTCGGCGTGTGGCACGTGCAGGGCGGCTTCCGGGAGCTGGCGCGCGGGATGATGAAGTGCGCCCAGGACCTGGGGGCCACCTTCCGCATGGGCACGGCGGTGGAGCGGGTGCGGACGGAAGCGGGCCGCGCCGTGGGCGTGAAGCTCGCGAACGGCGAGGTGCTGGACGCGGACGCGGTGGTGGTGAACGCGGACCTGGCCTACGCGGCGCGGACGCTGCTGGCCCCGGAGGTGCGCGAGGGCAGCCGGCTGACGGACGCGGCGCTGGAGCGGGCGAAGTATTCGTGCAGCACGTTCATGGCGTACTACGGCGTGGACACGACGTACGCGGACCTGCCGCACCACCTCATCTACCTGTCGGAGAGCGCGCGGCGGACGGACCGGGACGCGCTGGAGGACAGGATGGTGGACGTGGACGACCCGCCCTTCTACGTGTGCAACCCGGGCGTGTCGGACGCATCCGGGGCGCCCGCGGGGCACTCCACGCTGTACGTGCTGGTGCCCACGCCCAACACCGCGAGGCCGGTGGACTGGGCGAGGACGGAGGCCACGCTGCGCGAGCGCATCCCGAGGATGCTGGAGAAGGTGGGCATCCGGAACCTGCGCGAACACGTGAAGGCGGAGCGCTACTTCACGGCGGAGACGTGGCGGGACGACTTCAACGTGTTCCGGGGCGCGGTGTTCAACCTGTCTCATACGTGGCTGCAGCTGGGGCCGCTGCGGCCCCGGGTGAAGAACGGGCAGGTGGAGGGCCTGTACTTCGTGGGCGGCGGCACGCACCCGGGCAGCGGGCTGCTCACCATCATGGAGAGCGCGAACATCGCTGCGGACTACCTCACGCGCGAGGCGGGCAAGGGTCCGCTGAAGGGCTGGCCCTACGTGCCGCCGCTGGAGGACGACGTGGCGAGCGCGCCGCCCCGGCCGCGCGCGGCCTGA
- the atpG gene encoding ATP synthase F1 subunit gamma has protein sequence MASLRDIRKRIRSVKNTRQITKAMKMVSAAKLRKAQDAILAARPYAQTLEQIISELAVRSADQELAHPLLASRPVRRVELLLLTSDRGLAGGFNSNVIRRANRFLYEHSELQVRVSTVGRKGNDFFRNRGQSIRKDFAGLYATLNYRAAANVAEELAAAFLNDEVDAVYVVYNEFVSAITQNVVVSQLLPLQPATTKAAEPAPTPETVTAEPALVDFKYEPSRQAVLDRLVPQAVNIKLYRALLESVASEQGARMSAMENATNNATDMISSYTLLYNRTRQAVITKELMEIVSGAEALK, from the coding sequence ATGGCGTCCCTTCGCGACATCCGCAAGCGCATCCGCTCGGTGAAGAACACGCGGCAGATCACCAAGGCCATGAAGATGGTCTCCGCCGCGAAGCTGCGGAAGGCGCAGGACGCCATCCTCGCCGCGCGCCCGTACGCGCAGACGCTGGAGCAGATCATCTCCGAGCTGGCCGTCCGCTCCGCCGACCAGGAGCTGGCCCACCCGCTGCTGGCCTCCCGCCCGGTGCGCCGCGTGGAGCTGCTGCTGCTCACCTCCGACCGCGGCCTCGCCGGCGGCTTCAACTCCAACGTCATCCGCCGCGCCAACCGCTTCCTGTACGAGCACAGCGAGCTCCAGGTGCGCGTCTCGACGGTGGGCCGCAAGGGCAACGACTTCTTCCGCAACCGCGGCCAGTCCATCCGCAAGGACTTCGCCGGCCTGTACGCGACGCTCAACTACCGCGCCGCCGCCAACGTCGCGGAGGAGCTGGCCGCCGCCTTCCTCAACGACGAGGTCGACGCGGTCTACGTCGTCTACAACGAGTTCGTCTCCGCCATCACCCAGAACGTCGTCGTGTCGCAGCTGCTGCCCCTGCAGCCCGCCACCACGAAGGCCGCCGAGCCCGCGCCCACCCCGGAGACGGTGACCGCGGAGCCCGCGCTGGTGGACTTCAAGTACGAGCCGTCCCGCCAGGCCGTGCTGGACCGGCTGGTGCCCCAGGCGGTCAACATCAAGCTGTACCGGGCGCTGCTGGAGAGCGTGGCCAGCGAGCAGGGCGCGCGCATGAGCGCCATGGAGAACGCCACCAACAACGCCACGGACATGATCTCCAGCTACACCCTGCTCTACAACCGCACCCGTCAGGCGGTCATCACCAAGGAGCTGATGGAGATCGTCTCCGGCGCGGAAGCCCTCAAGTAG
- a CDS encoding CsbD family protein yields MGEWTDKAKGKVKETVGAATGDRSLEAEGKADTLKGKIKGVVEDVKHAIKDKRDEREAARRDADPHRR; encoded by the coding sequence ATGGGTGAGTGGACTGACAAGGCCAAGGGCAAGGTGAAGGAGACCGTGGGCGCGGCGACCGGCGACCGTTCGCTGGAAGCCGAGGGCAAGGCGGACACGCTCAAGGGGAAGATCAAAGGCGTGGTGGAGGACGTGAAGCACGCCATCAAGGACAAGCGCGACGAGCGCGAGGCCGCGCGCCGCGACGCGGATCCGCACCGGCGCTAG
- a CDS encoding ABC transporter ATP-binding protein yields MRGGTLPPPSPQTPPSLRARLKNAGVLFKQLPGTFRLFWQASPRGAVVLGALTLVAAVLPASIAWVGKLIVDTVVAAAKGDAQAHSRVLGLVATEFGLMVGSAVVDRALTLTRDLLRAHLGNLLNERILQKALELELQHFEDSDTYDKMQNARREANARPLSLVMQAFSIVRNVITLSTYAVLLVSLSPWSVGVLLLASIPAFIAEARLAAEGFRLYSWRAPEGRKLNYLEWILTRDSTVKEVKLFGLGPLVLGRYRALFQKFFAEDRALARKRMAWGLGLGLVSLAAFYGCYLFVASRAAAGGITVGDMVLYLSVFRQGQAAFQGILTSVGSMYEDALFMSNLFAYLDIPTLGETPKVLPAVTPPRGRGNAIELRDVSFRYAGKDAWALRNVSLTLKPGQKLALVGENGAGKSTLVKLLLRMYEPTEGTILYGGVDTSSMEAGDLRSRFGAVFQDFVRYQFSVAENIGLGHVDALEDRPRIHRAAEQGGANTVIAALPGQYDTMLGGWFEKGQELSSGQWQKLAVSRAFMRDDAEVLILDEPTASIDAEAEHALFERFQALAADRIAIVISHRFSTVRMADQIAVLHNGTVQELGSHDELMALDGRYAHLFRLQARGYRE; encoded by the coding sequence ATGAGGGGCGGCACCTTGCCACCTCCCTCGCCGCAGACACCGCCGTCGCTCCGCGCCCGCCTGAAGAACGCGGGCGTCCTGTTCAAGCAGCTGCCGGGCACCTTCCGCCTCTTCTGGCAGGCGAGCCCCCGGGGCGCGGTGGTGCTGGGCGCGCTCACGCTGGTGGCGGCGGTGCTGCCGGCGAGCATCGCGTGGGTGGGCAAGCTCATCGTGGACACGGTGGTGGCCGCGGCGAAGGGCGACGCCCAGGCGCACTCGCGGGTGCTGGGGCTGGTGGCCACGGAGTTCGGGCTGATGGTGGGCTCGGCCGTGGTGGACCGCGCGCTGACGCTCACCCGGGACCTGCTGCGCGCGCACCTGGGCAACCTGCTCAACGAGCGCATCCTCCAGAAGGCCCTGGAGCTGGAGCTCCAGCACTTCGAGGACTCGGACACCTACGACAAGATGCAGAACGCGCGGCGCGAGGCGAACGCGCGGCCGCTGTCGCTGGTGATGCAGGCGTTCAGCATCGTGCGCAACGTCATCACCCTGTCCACCTACGCGGTGCTGCTGGTGTCGCTGTCGCCGTGGAGCGTGGGCGTGCTGCTGCTGGCGTCCATCCCCGCGTTCATCGCGGAGGCGCGGCTGGCGGCGGAGGGCTTCCGGCTGTACTCGTGGCGCGCGCCGGAGGGCCGCAAGCTCAACTACCTGGAGTGGATCCTCACGCGCGACAGCACCGTGAAGGAGGTGAAGCTCTTCGGGTTGGGGCCGCTGGTGCTGGGCCGCTACCGCGCGCTGTTCCAGAAGTTCTTCGCGGAGGACCGGGCGCTCGCGCGCAAGCGCATGGCGTGGGGCCTGGGCCTGGGCCTGGTGTCGCTGGCGGCCTTCTACGGCTGCTACCTCTTCGTGGCGAGCCGCGCGGCGGCCGGCGGCATCACCGTGGGCGACATGGTGCTGTACCTGTCCGTGTTCCGGCAGGGGCAGGCCGCGTTCCAGGGCATCCTCACCAGCGTGGGCTCCATGTACGAGGACGCGCTCTTCATGAGCAACCTCTTCGCCTACCTGGACATCCCCACCCTGGGGGAGACGCCGAAGGTGCTGCCCGCCGTCACGCCGCCGCGCGGGCGCGGCAACGCCATCGAGCTGAGGGACGTGTCCTTCCGCTACGCGGGCAAGGATGCGTGGGCGCTGCGCAACGTGTCGCTCACGCTCAAGCCGGGCCAGAAGCTCGCGCTGGTGGGGGAGAACGGCGCGGGGAAGAGCACGCTGGTGAAGCTGCTGCTGCGCATGTACGAGCCCACGGAGGGGACCATCCTCTACGGCGGCGTGGACACGTCCTCGATGGAGGCGGGCGACCTGCGCAGCCGCTTCGGGGCGGTGTTCCAGGACTTCGTGCGCTACCAGTTCAGCGTGGCGGAGAACATCGGCCTGGGGCACGTGGACGCGCTGGAGGACCGGCCGCGCATCCACCGCGCGGCGGAGCAGGGCGGGGCGAACACGGTCATCGCGGCGCTGCCCGGCCAGTACGACACGATGCTGGGTGGCTGGTTCGAGAAGGGCCAGGAGCTGTCCAGCGGCCAGTGGCAGAAGCTGGCGGTGTCGCGGGCCTTCATGCGGGACGACGCGGAGGTGCTCATCCTGGACGAGCCCACCGCGAGCATCGACGCGGAGGCGGAGCACGCGCTCTTCGAGCGCTTCCAGGCGCTGGCCGCGGACCGCATCGCCATCGTGATTTCGCACCGCTTCTCCACGGTGCGCATGGCGGATCAGATCGCCGTGCTGCACAACGGGACGGTGCAGGAGCTGGGCAGCCACGACGAGCTGATGGCGCTCGACGGGCGGTATGCGCACCTGTTCCGCCTCCAGGCGCGCGGCTACCGGGAGTAG
- a CDS encoding VOC family protein: MKLNHLDLQVPDVQATARFFTRYCGFTSHAKNHDSPAIAMLAGQDGFALILQRRKRDTDTFPEDFHVGFLQDSEAPVLDFHARVKADGLEVSDVIRNNRGTLVYCRAPGGLLVEVSCRPGAA; this comes from the coding sequence ATGAAACTGAATCACCTCGATCTGCAGGTCCCCGACGTCCAGGCCACCGCCCGCTTCTTCACGCGCTACTGCGGCTTCACGTCGCACGCGAAGAACCACGACTCGCCCGCCATCGCCATGCTCGCCGGACAGGATGGCTTCGCGCTCATCCTCCAGCGCCGCAAGCGCGACACCGACACCTTTCCGGAGGACTTCCACGTCGGCTTCCTCCAGGACTCCGAAGCCCCCGTGCTCGACTTCCACGCGCGCGTGAAGGCCGACGGCCTGGAGGTGTCCGACGTCATCCGCAACAACCGGGGCACCCTCGTCTACTGCCGTGCCCCGGGCGGGCTCCTCGTGGAAGTGAGCTGCCGCCCCGGCGCCGCCTGA
- a CDS encoding universal stress protein, which produces MSSRGGGLPLLPEGLLRAQRGLKRVVVGVDFSLQSEFALARALRLPLAHGASFIVLHASPPLDGHTGPDGTLAGERCLRRSVASAVRRLRQRPDVDVREELRTGDAPHVAAALAKDEGVEVLVVGRPHPTYPAKPLPDTSVVMRLVREVDASVLVVVPHPGRVYHRPLVAVNFSRESRRALELTMRLCPASTPIEVLHVVDLREEDAAPPDQAAPLAQWLRSRQEREDAARAALGRFLAPYRETGRALELRVRMGDPLECIHAESIERESDLLTLGMSTANPPSPLTEGVLARSHCDVLISRHAAPPAALGDGEAPSRPIVHD; this is translated from the coding sequence GTGTCTTCCAGAGGGGGCGGCCTGCCCCTGTTGCCCGAAGGGCTGCTGCGCGCCCAGCGCGGCCTGAAGCGGGTCGTGGTGGGGGTGGACTTCTCCCTCCAGTCCGAGTTCGCGCTGGCTCGAGCGCTGCGGCTCCCCCTGGCGCACGGGGCATCCTTCATCGTCCTGCACGCGAGCCCGCCGCTGGACGGCCACACCGGGCCGGATGGCACGCTGGCCGGAGAGCGCTGTCTGCGCCGTTCGGTGGCGTCGGCTGTCCGGCGGCTGCGGCAGCGCCCGGACGTGGACGTGCGCGAGGAGCTGCGCACCGGTGACGCGCCGCACGTGGCGGCGGCGCTGGCGAAGGACGAGGGCGTGGAGGTGCTGGTGGTGGGCCGGCCGCATCCCACGTATCCCGCGAAGCCGCTGCCCGACACGTCCGTGGTGATGCGGCTGGTGCGCGAGGTGGACGCGTCGGTGCTGGTGGTGGTGCCGCACCCGGGCCGCGTGTACCACCGGCCCCTCGTCGCGGTGAACTTCTCCCGCGAGTCGCGCCGGGCGCTGGAGCTGACCATGCGCCTGTGCCCGGCCTCGACGCCCATCGAGGTGCTGCACGTGGTGGACCTGCGGGAGGAGGACGCCGCGCCGCCCGACCAGGCGGCCCCGCTGGCGCAGTGGCTGCGGTCGCGGCAGGAGCGCGAGGACGCCGCCCGCGCGGCGCTCGGGCGCTTCCTGGCGCCCTACCGCGAGACGGGCCGGGCCCTGGAGCTGCGCGTGCGCATGGGCGACCCGCTGGAGTGCATTCACGCGGAGTCCATCGAGCGCGAATCCGACCTGCTGACGCTGGGCATGTCCACGGCGAACCCGCCCTCGCCGCTCACCGAAGGGGTGCTGGCGCGCTCGCACTGCGACGTGCTCATCTCGCGTCACGCCGCCCCGCCCGCCGCCCTGGGGGACGGTGAGGCGCCGTCCCGCCCCATCGTCCACGACTGA
- a CDS encoding SanA/YdcF family protein: protein MAPSERFVGSMRAGGTTRVWVRRGLGLLGLALAVVLGLSHFVRLRYQGRIVPLAVAPEAPLALVFGAGLAPGAVPSPVLAQRLDAAIALWRQGKVQALLVSGDNSAPFHAETRAMRRYLLERGVPEAAVLGDEAGLSTYDSCLRAHTVFGATRAVLVTQRFHLSRALFIANSVGIDAWGVAADEGRATPWRYTLRETLSRVLALGMVLLDVKPGSPDSRPPTAPR, encoded by the coding sequence ATGGCTCCTTCCGAGCGTTTCGTGGGGTCCATGAGGGCAGGCGGCACGACCAGGGTGTGGGTGCGCAGGGGCCTGGGGCTGCTCGGGCTGGCCCTGGCCGTGGTGCTGGGGCTGTCTCACTTCGTGCGCCTGCGCTACCAGGGCCGCATCGTGCCGCTGGCCGTGGCCCCGGAGGCGCCCCTGGCGCTGGTGTTCGGGGCGGGGCTGGCGCCGGGCGCGGTGCCCTCGCCGGTGCTGGCGCAGCGGCTGGACGCGGCCATCGCGCTGTGGCGGCAGGGCAAGGTGCAGGCGCTGCTGGTGAGCGGGGACAACTCCGCGCCCTTCCACGCCGAGACGCGGGCCATGCGGCGCTACCTGCTGGAGCGCGGGGTGCCGGAGGCGGCGGTGCTGGGCGACGAGGCGGGGCTGTCCACCTATGACAGCTGCCTGAGGGCCCACACGGTGTTCGGCGCGACCCGGGCGGTGCTCGTCACGCAGCGCTTCCACCTGTCGCGGGCGCTGTTCATCGCCAATTCGGTGGGCATCGACGCGTGGGGCGTGGCGGCGGACGAGGGCCGCGCGACCCCCTGGCGCTACACGCTGCGCGAGACGCTTTCCCGCGTGCTCGCGCTGGGGATGGTGCTGCTGGACGTGAAGCCCGGCAGCCCCGACAGCCGGCCGCCGACGGCCCCTCGCTGA
- a CDS encoding methyl-accepting chemotaxis protein: MNPPPTPSTNALLFKLLMLRTLVVTVAVAPAIYVDMQLLDVGSAMGFVLGVVTPIVIGGLALVVPIGAVGALLRHAVQEEAAPPERLRRLLRLPGVLTFVEAQAGWFLGGIFFNGAIGLALDRPPRVILVGVAVAMSAGLFSAPIMYMLYERALAGVTLEAFRRAPHERPAGEGLFLPRQSWFLPAIVVSALLITCITSIATLQLRLERNLSSLAEDLELSGDPRGAARVRARIQPLQEDLTTPVALLGGFAALGAIFTAAWAARRLAQGAKAVGASLDALVEGRASPPQWVSTDELGDLSARTWLLYEQLQELPRSLRSSAGHLAKAGTRLTEASDQQNRTLSRQAAAIHQARSTAHEIQQTSKLAASRAGSILAVAERAAAMGRLGAESLAGTEQGLADIRDLTHGLNQQVSDLGTRAREVGRVSEVVKSLADQSHMLAINAAIEASRAGEQGRGFAVVARQMRELADQSIKATGQVRGLLEGMEAATGEAVTTADKSAQGVEAALVPLRKSGERLRELISLAQESATVVRQIAEAVAQQHAGVDQLFVAVSEMDELMAATLRQLDTTQEAATAVAQATGQVSELAERYVA, from the coding sequence ATGAATCCACCTCCGACCCCGTCGACGAACGCGCTGCTCTTCAAGCTGCTGATGCTGCGCACCCTGGTCGTCACGGTGGCGGTGGCTCCCGCCATCTACGTCGACATGCAGTTGTTGGACGTGGGGAGCGCGATGGGGTTCGTGCTGGGGGTGGTCACGCCCATCGTGATTGGAGGGCTGGCGTTGGTGGTGCCCATCGGGGCGGTGGGCGCGCTGCTGCGGCACGCGGTGCAGGAGGAGGCCGCCCCGCCGGAGCGGCTCCGGCGGCTGCTGCGGCTGCCGGGCGTGCTCACGTTCGTGGAGGCGCAGGCGGGCTGGTTCCTGGGCGGCATCTTCTTCAACGGCGCCATCGGTCTGGCGTTGGACCGGCCGCCGCGCGTCATCCTGGTGGGCGTGGCGGTGGCGATGAGCGCGGGGCTCTTCAGCGCGCCCATCATGTACATGCTCTACGAGCGGGCGCTGGCCGGGGTGACGCTGGAGGCCTTCCGCCGCGCGCCGCATGAGCGCCCCGCCGGAGAGGGCCTGTTCCTGCCCCGGCAGAGCTGGTTCCTGCCGGCCATCGTCGTGTCCGCGCTGCTCATCACCTGCATCACCAGCATCGCCACGTTGCAGCTGCGGCTGGAGAGGAACCTCTCGTCGCTGGCGGAGGACCTGGAGCTGTCGGGCGACCCCCGGGGCGCGGCGCGGGTGCGCGCGCGCATCCAGCCGCTGCAGGAGGATTTGACGACGCCGGTGGCGCTGCTGGGCGGGTTCGCGGCGCTGGGCGCCATCTTCACCGCGGCGTGGGCGGCGCGGCGGCTGGCGCAGGGAGCGAAGGCGGTGGGCGCGTCGCTGGACGCGCTGGTGGAGGGCCGCGCGTCGCCGCCGCAGTGGGTGTCCACGGACGAGCTGGGCGACCTGTCGGCGCGCACGTGGCTGCTCTACGAGCAGTTGCAGGAGCTGCCCCGGTCGCTGCGCTCGTCGGCGGGGCACCTGGCGAAGGCGGGCACGCGGCTGACGGAGGCGAGCGACCAGCAGAACCGCACGCTGTCGCGGCAGGCGGCGGCCATCCATCAAGCGCGCTCCACGGCGCATGAGATTCAGCAGACGTCGAAGCTGGCGGCCAGCCGCGCGGGGAGCATCCTCGCGGTGGCGGAGCGCGCGGCGGCGATGGGCCGGCTGGGCGCGGAGTCGCTGGCGGGCACGGAGCAGGGGCTCGCGGACATCCGCGACCTGACGCACGGCCTGAACCAGCAGGTGAGCGACCTGGGCACGCGCGCCCGCGAGGTGGGCCGGGTGTCGGAGGTGGTGAAGTCGCTGGCGGACCAGTCGCACATGCTGGCCATCAACGCGGCCATCGAGGCGAGCCGCGCGGGCGAGCAGGGCCGGGGCTTCGCGGTGGTGGCGCGGCAGATGCGCGAGCTGGCGGACCAGTCCATCAAGGCGACGGGCCAGGTGCGCGGGCTCTTGGAGGGCATGGAGGCCGCCACGGGCGAGGCCGTGACGACGGCGGACAAGAGCGCCCAGGGCGTGGAGGCGGCGCTGGTGCCGCTGCGCAAGAGCGGCGAGCGGCTGCGCGAGCTCATCTCGCTGGCGCAGGAGTCCGCGACGGTGGTGCGGCAGATCGCCGAAGCGGTGGCGCAGCAGCACGCGGGCGTGGATCAGCTCTTCGTCGCGGTGAGCGAGATGGACGAGCTGATGGCCGCGACGCTGCGCCAGCTGGACACCACGCAGGAAGCAGCGACGGCGGTGGCCCAGGCGACCGGGCAGGTGTCGGAGCTGGCGGAGCGGTACGTGGCCTGA
- a CDS encoding thioredoxin family protein, protein MAHPVSYEATTETFDSLVMEPRDELVVVDFWGPGCPNCDIYAAAEPDLLAELDGAPLRVVKVNAYEHEALATRFGLFGIPTFLLFRNGKLLGKMSQYYGKPYFLGVIRDHLPGGAAAGA, encoded by the coding sequence ATGGCGCATCCCGTGAGCTACGAGGCGACGACCGAGACCTTCGACTCGCTCGTCATGGAACCCCGCGACGAGCTGGTGGTGGTGGACTTCTGGGGCCCCGGCTGCCCCAACTGCGACATCTACGCGGCGGCCGAACCCGACCTGCTGGCGGAGCTGGACGGCGCGCCCCTGCGTGTCGTCAAGGTCAACGCCTACGAGCACGAGGCCCTGGCCACCCGCTTCGGCCTGTTCGGCATCCCCACCTTCCTGCTGTTCCGCAACGGGAAGCTGCTGGGGAAGATGAGCCAGTACTACGGCAAGCCGTACTTCCTGGGCGTCATCCGCGACCACCTGCCCGGGGGCGCCGCGGCCGGGGCCTGA